Proteins from a single region of Butyrivibrio fibrisolvens:
- a CDS encoding carbohydrate ABC transporter permease: MSISKILRAVLTTAKYISLIFFSFCAVLPVVSCFITAFKTDAEYQTTNVMTMPQSWLNFDNFVQAFTKAGMARAFMNSTIILICVLFFSVMIGTQLAYVLNRFKFFGNTIIRALFLFASQLPGVAMQIAVYEIMYNLGFINSLVGYIIMMCGTDIISIYIYIQFFENIDYSLDESAIIDGANYFTIFYKVLFPLLKPAIVTSCILKGVSTYNEYYCANLYLQDKKKYATVATSLYTFVGPLGSKYNLICAGVIISLLPALIVFVLCQKQIYSGLTAGAVKG; encoded by the coding sequence TTGAGCATATCAAAAATATTACGAGCAGTTCTTACGACTGCCAAATATATATCACTGATATTCTTTTCATTCTGCGCTGTGCTTCCGGTTGTATCATGCTTTATCACAGCTTTCAAGACTGATGCAGAGTATCAGACTACCAATGTAATGACAATGCCGCAGAGCTGGCTTAATTTTGACAATTTCGTTCAGGCATTTACAAAAGCAGGAATGGCAAGAGCTTTCATGAACTCTACTATAATCCTTATCTGCGTACTTTTCTTTTCAGTAATGATAGGAACTCAGCTTGCGTATGTACTTAACAGATTCAAGTTCTTTGGAAATACCATTATAAGAGCACTGTTTTTGTTCGCATCACAGCTTCCCGGCGTTGCAATGCAGATCGCGGTTTATGAGATCATGTACAATCTTGGCTTTATCAACTCACTTGTTGGTTACATCATCATGATGTGCGGAACGGATATCATCTCAATCTATATTTATATCCAGTTCTTTGAAAACATCGATTATTCGCTTGATGAGTCAGCTATTATCGACGGAGCTAATTACTTTACTATTTTTTACAAAGTTCTTTTCCCGCTTCTTAAGCCGGCTATCGTGACCAGTTGTATCTTAAAGGGCGTTAGCACTTACAACGAGTATTACTGCGCAAACCTGTATCTTCAGGACAAGAAAAAATATGCGACAGTAGCAACATCACTGTACACCTTTGTAGGACCGCTTGGTAGTAAGTATAACCTTATCTGCGCAGGTGTTATCATTTCACTCTTGCCGGCACTTATTGTTTTTGTACTGTGTCAGAAGCAGATCTATTCAGGTCTTACAGCAGGTGCTGTTAAGGGTTAA
- a CDS encoding carbohydrate ABC transporter permease, with protein sequence MKHKRTFKEWIKSRDGQQVLVMIAFMIVPLLLLFVFTYLPFGKMFGFSFYNMKYVGARKYVGFKNYLKVFQRDDCFGALKLSLYYMLGSVVQLVLALYLATVLSFKVKGGAIFKGFMFFPYLINGIAIGFIFKFFYTRGFVFDTVLQWCGFQLDNLPYWLRDQSINNFSLVGTSVWRYFGQNMVLFIGAIMSVDSELYEAAMLDGANRFQQFKYIIMPSIKTIITLNVILSITGSLSAFEPPYVITDGANGTGTYFVVMHEIAHTQQKVGLASAMAIILLLIIFMVTILQKLFFKYVFRNAEDEDPRAARKRERALARSMKKHERNIKLGGK encoded by the coding sequence ATGAAACATAAAAGAACATTTAAAGAATGGATAAAAAGCAGAGATGGGCAGCAGGTTCTTGTTATGATCGCCTTTATGATAGTTCCACTTCTTCTTTTATTCGTGTTCACCTATTTACCGTTTGGTAAGATGTTCGGCTTTTCTTTTTACAATATGAAATACGTCGGAGCCCGCAAATATGTCGGCTTCAAGAATTATCTCAAAGTATTCCAGAGAGATGACTGCTTTGGTGCTTTGAAACTAAGTCTTTACTATATGCTCGGATCTGTAGTACAGCTTGTACTTGCACTTTATCTTGCAACTGTTCTTAGTTTTAAAGTTAAAGGCGGAGCTATTTTCAAAGGATTTATGTTTTTTCCTTATCTGATCAATGGTATAGCAATTGGATTTATTTTTAAGTTTTTCTATACACGAGGCTTTGTTTTTGACACCGTACTTCAATGGTGTGGTTTTCAACTTGATAACCTTCCGTACTGGCTCAGAGATCAGAGTATCAACAACTTTTCACTGGTGGGAACTTCAGTGTGGAGATACTTTGGTCAGAACATGGTCTTATTCATTGGTGCGATCATGTCTGTTGATTCAGAGCTTTATGAAGCAGCAATGCTTGATGGAGCTAACAGATTTCAGCAGTTCAAATACATCATTATGCCAAGCATAAAGACGATCATCACACTTAACGTTATCCTGTCGATCACAGGTTCACTTAGTGCATTTGAACCTCCTTACGTTATTACAGATGGTGCAAACGGAACTGGTACTTACTTTGTAGTAATGCATGAAATAGCACACACCCAGCAGAAGGTTGGACTTGCTTCTGCCATGGCCATCATACTTCTTCTTATCATCTTTATGGTAACGATACTGCAGAAGCTCTTCTTTAAATATGTATTCAGAAACGCTGAGGATGAAGATCCAAGAGCTGCCAGAAAAAGAGAGCGAGCACTTGCAAGAAGCATGAAAAAGCATGAAAGAAATATAAAGCTTGGAGGAAAATAA
- a CDS encoding ABC transporter substrate-binding protein, with protein sequence MNKKKLLALLTVSAMTASLIGCSGAADGTTDAGSGTPGGNTENASDTTDTTGTTDAGDTTGGETGELSYTSLNLDDHKDLTASIKFLHHKTDREADGTMANMIAEFNKEFPNITVTTEAVTDYAEDALLRLSTGDWGDVMFVPEVDKTDYATYFMPLDTLDNLSQELNFVDAKEFDGLCYGIPYMANAQGLLYNKKVFEDAGITELPTTPEEFVADLQLIKDKTDAIPLYTNYAAGWTMGAWDAYVGIVSNGDNTYMNQKLVHTAEPFTDPGDGTGAYNVYKILYDACAGGLIEDDYTTTDWEGCKGMMNRGEIGTMVLGSWAFAQMQEAGDTPENVGYMPFPITVGGKQYVCAGGDYNYCINVNSSDENKLASLVFVKWMVEKSNWCYNEGGYTVVKGGQNPDMYAAFDGCEVLSDQPSLAGEETFLNDMNAESELSINAGGNDKVQRIVEAGATGSESFDDIMADWNQKWQDAQEELGIEVLY encoded by the coding sequence ATGAATAAAAAGAAATTATTGGCACTTCTGACAGTATCAGCAATGACAGCATCTCTTATTGGATGTTCTGGGGCAGCTGATGGAACGACAGATGCCGGAAGCGGAACACCTGGTGGCAACACAGAAAATGCTTCCGATACAACAGATACAACCGGCACTACTGATGCAGGTGATACAACAGGGGGAGAAACCGGAGAACTTTCTTATACTTCTTTAAACCTTGATGATCACAAGGATCTGACAGCTTCTATCAAGTTCCTTCATCACAAGACAGACCGTGAAGCAGACGGAACAATGGCTAATATGATCGCTGAGTTTAATAAGGAATTCCCGAATATCACCGTTACAACTGAAGCGGTTACAGATTATGCAGAAGATGCTCTTCTTCGTCTTTCTACAGGTGACTGGGGCGATGTTATGTTCGTTCCAGAAGTAGACAAGACAGATTATGCTACATACTTTATGCCACTTGATACACTTGATAATCTTTCCCAAGAACTTAACTTCGTTGATGCTAAAGAGTTTGACGGACTTTGCTATGGTATTCCTTACATGGCTAACGCACAGGGACTTCTTTACAACAAGAAGGTATTCGAGGATGCAGGAATCACAGAGCTTCCTACAACTCCTGAAGAATTCGTAGCTGACCTTCAGCTTATCAAAGATAAGACAGATGCTATTCCTCTTTATACAAACTATGCAGCAGGATGGACAATGGGTGCATGGGATGCTTATGTAGGAATCGTTTCTAACGGTGACAATACATACATGAACCAGAAGCTCGTTCACACTGCTGAGCCATTCACAGATCCAGGTGATGGAACAGGCGCTTACAACGTATACAAGATCCTTTATGATGCATGCGCAGGCGGACTTATCGAAGATGACTACACAACAACAGACTGGGAAGGCTGCAAAGGCATGATGAACAGAGGAGAGATCGGAACCATGGTTCTTGGCTCATGGGCATTTGCTCAGATGCAGGAAGCAGGCGATACACCTGAAAACGTTGGATATATGCCATTCCCTATCACTGTTGGCGGTAAGCAGTATGTATGCGCAGGTGGTGATTACAACTATTGTATCAACGTTAACTCATCTGATGAGAACAAGCTTGCTTCACTTGTATTCGTTAAGTGGATGGTTGAGAAGTCAAACTGGTGCTACAACGAAGGTGGTTACACAGTAGTTAAGGGTGGTCAGAATCCTGATATGTACGCTGCATTTGATGGCTGCGAAGTTCTTTCAGATCAGCCTTCACTCGCTGGCGAAGAGACATTCCTTAATGACATGAACGCAGAATCAGAGCTTTCAATCAATGCAGGTGGCAACGACAAGGTACAGCGCATAGTTGAAGCTGGCGCTACAGGTTCAGAGAGCTTTGATGATATCATGGCAGACTGGAACCAGAAGTGGCAGGATGCACAGGAAGAACTTGGAATAGAGGTTCTTTACTAA
- a CDS encoding LacI family DNA-binding transcriptional regulator — protein sequence MAKKTTMSDIAKELGISTVTVSKALSGQKGVSEELRQKVMDIARDRGYQKSFASQPKESYKIGVLIGSRYVGNIDSFYGHMYQIFSAKAAKTGSFTMLEILSDEDEKNLVFPKIIGDGTVDAIVIMGALSEEYLNMLDEKLKTPTFYMDFTDRKHQKDSVISGSYYGSYILTNYLFDKGHTDIGYVGTVLSTSSITDRYLGYVRAMMEHGKEINKNWILDDRGIDNDKVDFEKNTVFPKGKLPTAFVCNCDLSANMFIQYLKIKGYRVPEDISLVGYDDFLFADGASVGITTYKVDMDEMVKRTIKRINHVLRGEKYRGGLSIVEGSLVERDSVKDLTKSKKV from the coding sequence ATGGCTAAGAAAACTACAATGTCAGATATCGCAAAGGAACTTGGGATAAGCACAGTTACAGTATCCAAGGCTTTGTCAGGACAAAAAGGTGTAAGTGAAGAGCTTCGCCAGAAGGTAATGGATATTGCAAGAGACAGAGGTTACCAGAAATCTTTTGCAAGTCAGCCGAAAGAGAGCTATAAGATAGGCGTTCTTATAGGCAGCAGATATGTTGGGAACATAGATTCATTCTATGGTCATATGTATCAGATCTTTTCTGCAAAAGCCGCTAAAACAGGATCATTTACAATGCTTGAGATCTTAAGTGATGAAGATGAAAAGAATCTTGTTTTTCCTAAGATCATAGGCGATGGAACAGTAGATGCCATAGTTATCATGGGAGCACTTAGCGAAGAGTACTTAAATATGCTTGATGAAAAGCTCAAGACTCCGACCTTCTACATGGATTTTACTGATAGAAAGCACCAGAAGGATTCTGTAATATCCGGAAGTTACTATGGTTCATACATCCTGACCAACTATCTTTTTGATAAAGGTCATACTGACATAGGATATGTCGGAACTGTTCTGTCTACATCATCTATTACTGACAGATATCTTGGCTATGTCAGAGCTATGATGGAGCATGGCAAAGAGATCAACAAGAACTGGATACTGGACGACCGAGGCATTGACAATGACAAAGTCGATTTTGAAAAAAATACAGTATTTCCCAAAGGCAAGCTCCCGACTGCCTTTGTATGTAACTGCGATCTGTCAGCTAATATGTTCATTCAGTACCTTAAGATAAAAGGCTACAGGGTTCCTGAGGATATTTCACTTGTAGGATATGATGATTTCCTCTTTGCAGATGGGGCATCTGTGGGAATCACAACCTATAAGGTTGATATGGATGAAATGGTCAAAAGAACTATCAAGAGGATCAATCACGTCTTAAGAGGCGAGAAATATCGTGGAGGTCTTAGTATTGTTGAGGGATCTTTGGTAGAACGAGATAGTGTTAAGGATCTGACTAAGAGTAAAAAAGTCTGA